The proteins below are encoded in one region of Patescibacteria group bacterium:
- a CDS encoding PCRF domain-containing protein has translation MKDTKEKIKELEEQMQNPNFWDDKDKAQAAIAELRGLKEEEKGVDKYDSAHAIITIFSGAGGDDAEDFSAMLYGMYEKFVSKKGWSLQVLHKHENDHGGYRNITFEVSGKGVYGTLKNESGVHRLVRISPFNAKKLRHTSFSMVEIIPKLEKTADIEISPDDIEVQFARSSGPGGQNVNKRETAVRIVHKDTKISVHVESERSQAQNKDKALEILKGKLYKKLEDDRKKQAQGLAVSKDVSIEWGSQIRSYVLHPYKMVKDHRTDVEVRDVDGVLDGNLNVFIDAERNL, from the coding sequence ATGAAAGATACAAAAGAAAAAATTAAAGAGCTTGAGGAGCAAATGCAAAATCCCAATTTTTGGGATGATAAGGACAAAGCTCAAGCTGCTATAGCAGAATTAAGAGGGCTCAAAGAAGAAGAAAAGGGAGTAGACAAATATGATAGTGCGCATGCCATAATAACTATTTTCTCCGGAGCAGGAGGCGACGACGCTGAAGATTTTTCAGCCATGCTCTACGGTATGTATGAAAAATTTGTTTCAAAGAAGGGTTGGAGTTTGCAGGTGCTTCACAAACATGAAAATGACCACGGAGGGTATCGTAACATCACATTTGAAGTATCAGGAAAAGGTGTATACGGAACACTGAAAAATGAATCGGGTGTGCATCGACTAGTAAGAATATCACCGTTTAATGCAAAAAAATTACGGCATACCTCTTTTTCAATGGTAGAGATTATCCCCAAACTTGAAAAAACTGCAGATATTGAAATATCACCGGATGACATAGAAGTACAGTTTGCACGATCGAGCGGTCCAGGAGGACAGAATGTCAATAAACGAGAAACCGCAGTGCGGATAGTCCATAAAGACACCAAGATTTCTGTACATGTAGAATCGGAACGTTCTCAGGCACAAAATAAGGATAAAGCACTTGAAATACTCAAGGGTAAGCTGTATAAAAAACTGGAAGACGATCGCAAAAAACAGGCACAAGGACTCGCGGTGTCCAAGGATGTCAGCATAGAGTGGGGGAGTCAGATTCGTTCGTATGTACTTCATCCATACAAAATGGTCAAAGACCATCGGACTGATGTGGAAGTTCGTGATGTCGATGGAGTGCTCGATGGTAATCTCAATGTATTTATAGACGCGGAGCGAAATTTGTAG